From Brachionichthys hirsutus isolate HB-005 chromosome 2, CSIRO-AGI_Bhir_v1, whole genome shotgun sequence, one genomic window encodes:
- the mkrn4 gene encoding makorin, ring finger protein, 4 — MGSVRGRGICRSFINGSCSLGSSCSFRHERQVLPASQICRYFQKGRCWYGERCRYLHVLQPDVVAAAAGRRSSVPTVSSAVTCAPPDRRGSEPAVLHTDVISTQEGTRPQFLASVSHPPHAAGCLAADIAEEQPEGADAALPVPPDSEQSLQVAQEDGDERKDKETSSSGTAEGDGAAAAASSAQQMEEGVAFLQSKNVTCGICMDKVYEKRSPRNRVFGILPNCSHSFCLQCIMTWRKTKDLGPDVVKACPLCRVRSAFYVPNKYWVEGQVKENVISTFKMKFRKKICIYYAQFGCCPFKAECLYRHDKRSLPGTFLARSEDEYDGETLLNFIIAMTFLAGDEDDEDLTFYLSEDGGF; from the exons ATGGGCTCGGTCCGGGGTCGAGGGATTTGTAG GAGTTTCATAAATGGCTCTTGCAGCTTAGGTTCGAGTTGTAGTTTTCGACACGAAAGGCAAGTTCTACCAGCGTCCCAGATATGTCGGTACTTTCAGAAGGGTCGATGCTGGTATGGTGAACGTTGCAG GTATCTCCATGTCCTTCAGCCTGATGTTGTTGCAGCTGCTGCGGGTAGACGGAGCTCGGTACCTACTGTCTCCTCCGCTGTGACTTGCGCTCCTCCTGACAGAAGAGGGTCAGAGCCTGCTGTTCTGCACACTGATGTGATTTCCACACAGGAAGGCACCAGACCACAATTTCTCGCTAGTGTCTCACATCCTCCACACGCCGCTGGCTGTCTGGCAGCAGACATTGCTGAGGAACAGCCTGAAG gtgctgACGCTGCGCTTCCTGTTCCTCCTGACTCTGAGCAGAGCTTACAAGTTGCTCAGGAGGATGGTGATGAAAGAAAAGATAAG GAGACTTCCTCCAGTGGGACCGCAGAAGGTGATGGTGCCGCTGCAGCGGCCTCAAGTGCCCAGCAGATGGAGGAAGGTGTTGCCTTCCTCCAGAGTAAAAATGTGACCTGTGGAATCTGCATGGACAAAGTATACGAAAAGAGATCGCCAAGAAATCGTGTTTTTGGAATCCTGCCGAACTGTAGTCACTCCTTCTGTTTACAATGCATCATGacctggaggaaaacaaaagaccTCGGGCCGGATGTGGTAAA GGCCTGTCCACTGTGTAGAGTGAGGTCTGCTTTTTATGTGCCAAACAAGTACTGGGTTGAAGGACAAGTCAAGGAAAATGTAATCTCTACCTTTAAGATGAAGTTCAG GAAGAAAATCTGCATTTACTATGCACAATTTGGATGCTGCCCCTTCAAGGCAGAATGTCTTTATCGGCATGACAAACGTTCACTTCCCGGGACATTTCTGGCAAGGT CAGAAGATGAGTACGATGGTGAAACTCTGCTTAATTTTATCATAGCCATGACCTTTCTTGCTGGTGACGAAGATGACGAGGACTTGACTTTTTACCTTTCAGAAGACGGTGGTTTTTGA